A window of the Ogataea parapolymorpha DL-1 chromosome V, whole genome shotgun sequence genome harbors these coding sequences:
- a CDS encoding Mating-type protein A1, with protein sequence MQFIILNEPSLDSQRREGNLASENCVFARDIRKEGVKVLEDSLRSERNALLAIGAGGAVDRVERHYRRLLDGWEAAIMEIRSNDKYESLWRGFAIEKAEVETEMRKVEKQWPGELDVYKECFVSECFDKKKRRHIPESSKELLEKAFKVKRFPNSKERERIARECGISPLQVRVWFTNKRARSKSRA encoded by the coding sequence ATGCAGTTCATAATACTAAACGAACCTTCTTTAGATAGTCAAAGGAGAGAAGGGAACCTTGCTTCCGAGAATTGCGTGTTTGCCAGAGACATTAGAAAAGAGGGCGTGAAGGTCTTGGAGGATTCTCTGAGATCTGAGAGAAACGCTTTGCTTGCTATCGGTGCGGGAGGTGCAGTAGACCGGGTTGAGCGACACTATAGGAGGCTGTTGGATGGCTGGGAGGCGGCTATCATGGAGATACGCTCCAACGACAAATACGAAAGTCTGTGGCGTGGGTTTGCTATTGAGAAAGCTGAAGTGGAGACGGAAATGAGGAAGGTGGAAAAACAATGGCCAGGAGAACTGGACGTCTACAAAGAGTGTTTTGTTTCAGAGTGCTTTGAtaagaaaaagagaagacATATACCAGAATCGAGCaaagagcttttggaaaaggcATTCAAAGTGAAACGATTCCCCAATTCGAAGGAAAGGGAGAGGATAGCAAGGGAATGCGGGATTAGCCCACTTCAGGTCCGGGTGTGGTTTACCAACAAGCGAGCCAGGAGCAAGTCGAGAGCATAG
- a CDS encoding Mating-type protein ALPHA2 — MSSYEEQCSAPDLLLLLDRLIDSITESDLSLEDELYWDSHVHSLMAVITHTVSSPSGTPMDDMLGQIQERTKCLIYILMERQIRAARLEQLLLDYISCKPHDKFCKSSMESFTTERTIEYTRDCPPYAAVTTSQPGYKTEKRSKRFPKTAQMELENWYTENEDNPYLSKRDLQQLVHKTGLCAPQVRNWVSNRRRKERTLTISKELSDLLNQDTDCSPNDVV, encoded by the exons ATGTCATCCTATGAAGAACAGTGCTC AGCCCCAGACCTTCTGTTACTTCTGGATCGATTAATCGATTCGATCACCGAGTCAGACCTTTCACTCGAAGACGAATTGTATTGGGATTCTCATGTGCACTCGCTCATGGCT GTTATCACACACACTGTAAGCTCCCCGTCAGGAACTCCTATGGACGATATGCTGGGCCAAATTCAGGAGCGAACTAAGTGCTTGATTTATATCTTAATGGAACGTCAAATACGAGCAGCCAGACTTGAACAGTTACTATTAGATTACATATCATGCAAACCTCATGACAAATTTTGCAAATCTTCCATGGAATCTTTCACCACCGAAAGAACTATAGAATACACACGCGACTGCCCCCCATATGCTGCCGTGACGACTAGCCAGCCAGGATACAAAACCGAGAAACGCTCCAAGCGATTTCCAAAGACCGCTCAAATGGAGCTAGAAAACTG GTATACTGAGAATGAGGACAATCCGTATCTATCAAAGAGAGATTTACAGCAACTAGTTCATAAAACTGGACTTTGTGCCCCCCAAGTGAGGAATTGGGTATCAAATAGACGAAGAAAGGAGCGAACACTAACCATTTCAAAAGAGCTCTCAGACCTTTTGAATCAAGATACAGACTGTTCTCCCAATGATGTAGTATAA